From the genome of Pelosinus fermentans DSM 17108:
AGTACAAATTCAAAATATGAATTTTGATGGACTGATTCCTGGTTTAGAAGTGAATAGCATTGATGCAGTTGCTTCCGGTATGACTATTACAGAGGCTAGAAAGCAAAAAGTGAATTTTACCAAGCCTTATTATCAAGCTGGATTAACCATCGTAGTGAAAAATGACAATAATACGATTAAGAACTTTAAAGATTTAGAAGGCAAGAAGATTGCAGTGCAGATTGGTACGACTGGTGCTGCAGAGGCAAAGAAGATTAAAGATGCGCAGGTGCGTGAGTTTAATAATGCTCCCGAAGCCTTTATGGAATTAAAAGCTGGCGGTGTAGATGCCGTTGTGAATGATAAACCTGTGAATGAATATTATATTGCCCAATCAGGCAGCAAAGATGCCAAAGCTGTTGGCGAGCCTCTGCAAGCTGAAGAATATGGGATTGCCGTTGCCAAGAAGAATACAGAGCTGGCAGGTAAATTAGATAAAGCTCTTGATGAGCTGAAAAAAAATGGCGAGTATGAAAAAATATACGTAAAATGGTTTGGTAAAAAGCCAGGAATATAACCTGATAAAAGTATAATGTATACATTGCGGGACTGGGTGAAAACCGGGTCCCTTTTGCTATATTCTATAAAAAAAGTATTGACTAAATATCCAAGGCGTATGTATAATTATGAACATTACAAGATTACAAACAAATAGCGGGAGGAAAGAAAAAATGTCTAGAAAAATACTATCCTTGTTCATAATTGGAATATGTATCTTATCTTTAGGATTGGTAGGCTGTGGTAAGCAGGAAGCGAAACCGGCCAAAGTTTTGAAAGTCGGATCGGAAGCGGCTTTTGCTCCTTTTGAGTTTCAAGATGAGAGTACAAAAGAATATGTGGGTTTTGACATTGATTTAATTAAAGCCATTGGCAAGCAAATGGGTGCCGAAGTACAGATTCAGAACATGGGATTTGATGGATTGATTCCTGGTTTAGAGGCTAACAGTATTGATTTGGCTATTTCAGGAATGACGATTACAGAAGAACGAGCCAAGAAAGTAAGTTTTTCTAAGCCTTATTATAAATCTGGTTTGACGATGGTTGTAAAAACTGATAATACGAGCATTCAGTCTTTCAAAGATTTAGAAGGCAAAAAGATTGCTGTTCAATTAGGTACGACTGGCGCAGATGAAGCTAAAAAAGTAAAGGATGCACAAATTCGTGAGTTTAACAGTGCTCCAGAAGCCTTTTTAGAGCTTAAAGCTGGTGGTGTTGACGCTGTTGTAAATGATAAACCGGTAAATGAATATTATATTGCCAAAACCGGCAGTAAAGATGCTAAAATGGTCGGTGAACCTCTAACTGCTGAGGATTATGGTATTGCAGCTTCAGGTAAGAATAAAGAGCTGATTGACCAAGTTGACAAAGCATTGGAAGAATTAAAAAAGAACGGCGAATATGAAAAAATTTACGTAAAATGGTTTGGTAAAAAACCCTAATCCAATCATCGTACATAAAGACAAAAAGAACACACCCCGTCACTGCGTGCCACCCCTCTCAAGAGGGGATTTTTTTTACTCTTCGCATCTTCGCGTTTCAAAAGGGTTTATTTTTGTCACTCGAAGAGTGGACATTTAATAAAGTGTATTATTTTGATAATACAAAAAATGCTTGATGATTCAGAAAAAAGATGTAAAATAGTAGAAGGTAAACAAATAGAGTTGTTATGGGAGGTTATTTGATTGTCGAAAAAAATGCTGAGTTTGATGGTAGTCGGAATTTTGGTATTATCCTTGGGTTTAGTTGGCTGTGGTCAGAAGGCTGCAGATACGGACAAGGCCAAAGTACTTAAAATTGGTGCAGAGATGACATTTCCGCCTTTTGAGTTTCAGGAAGAGGGCAATAAAGAATATGTTGGCTTTGATATGGATTTGGCAAGAGCAGTGGCAAAGCAAATGGGCTACACTGCAGAAATTCAAAACATTGGTTTTGATGGTCTGATTCCTGCATTGGAAGCAGGCAATATTGATATGATCGTATCCGGTATGAGCATTACAGAAGAACGTAGTAAAAAAATAGCGTTCTCCAAACCTTACTATAAATCTGGTTTGTCCATTGTAGTTAAAGGGGACAATAATTCGGTTGCTAGCTTTAAAGATTTAGAAGGTAAAAGAATTGCTGTACAAATTGGCACCACAGGTGCTGAAGAAGCTAGAAAAATAAAAGATGCAAATGTACGGGAATACAATAGCAATTCCGAAGCATATATGGAACTAAAAGCTGGCGGTGTGGATGCAGTAGTGAATGATCTGCCAGTGAATGAATATTACTTAACAAAAAGCGGCGAGAAAAATGCCAAAATTGTTGGCGATATCGTCAATGCCGAGGAATATGGCATGGCTGTAACGAAGAAAAACACGGAGCTAGTGGAAAAAGTAAATAAGGCAATCGATGAGTTAAAGAAAAACGGCGAATACGAAAAAATTTATGTGAAATGGTTTGGTAAAAAACCACAACTATAAATAATGAAGAGGCTGCCTCAAACGCTTGAGGCAGCCTCTTCATTATTCCTTACCATATGAGAGGAAACTTATATTCTGAATCACCTTCATCATTTTCCCTGTTAATGCCTCCTATATCAAAGCGATAGGATAAGCCCCAATAAAAACCATCACATTTTTTATCGTTAAACTTTGAAATCCGGTATGTAAAATTGGTTTTTAAATCATCAGTCAGCTTATAGCTTAATCCCACCTGTGATTCGCGGAAATGACTGCCAACGACCTGGGACACATAGTAATCCCAGTCTTCATTGAGAAAACCGTTCGTTGCTCCTCCAAAAAAAGACTTATTATGAGAATCCATTGACACATTGCCAACTATGAATCGCGAATTGGGGCCAAAATTAAATTGGGCGTAAGTTTCATTTGTCTTGTAGCCAGCAGACCGCCAATTCGTTTTTTCGAACCCAACTGTCAGTGAATGTGTAATTTTATAGTCAAAGTTAAAATTACTCCCACTATCACTACTGTTATGAATCATGAAGTCTACATTAAGATCTCCAGTTTCCAAATTCTTAACTGGAGCAGCCAACGCGGTGCCAAGCATGAGATAGGTGCAAAAAAAAGATACTACAGCTATTTTTGTTCCTTTTTCCAACATGAGAAAATCCCTCCTAACGATTTTAATGAAACTTACAATTATATCAATTATCGTTGTTCTTCTTTGTTTTTTGCTTTGAAAATAAAAATGACAGCGTTCAACTCCTCTTCGTGTTCTTTGCATCTATTCGCGCCTTCGCGTTTCACGTTTTTTTGTTTATTTCTAAGTGACTTTAAAAACCATATTTTAAAGAGATCCACGTTTCAATAGGATTGACAGCATTGTCCTGTGTGTTTATAATCATAGTGTTGCGTTATTATACACGCATACATATTTTTGAATTAAGGGTGAAGACTATGAACTTTGATTTTGATTTAATTGTGCGTTCCTTTCCCCTTTTACTAGTCGGTGCAGGGGTAACGGTGCAAATTACAGCATTCAGTGTGAGTCTGGGTTTGCTAATTGGAATGTTTGTTGGAATTGCACGTTTATCCAATACTTGGATTATTAAAGCATTAGCTGCAGTGTATGTGGATTTTATTCGCGGCACACCGCTGTTAGTGCAGATTTTTCTTATTTATTTTGCACTGCCCATTATTGTAGGGCAGCGGATTGATCCTTTTATTGCTGCGATTACCGCTTGCAGTATTAACAGCGGTGCCTACGTGGCAGAGATCTTCCGCGGCGGAATTCAATCCATTGACAAAGGGCAGATGGAAGCAGGACGTTCTCTTGGTATGACTTGGGGACAGACCATGCGCCATATTATTTTGCCTCAGGCTTTCAAGCGCATTATCCCGCCTTTAGGAAATGAGTTTATTGCAATGATGAAAGATTCTTCTTTGGTATCGGTAATTGGTTTTGAAGAGCTTACGAGAAGAGGGCAGTTAATTATTGCCCGCACCTACGGGTCTTTTGAAATATGGTTATCTGTAGCATTTATTTATTTGATTATGACCTTCACAATTTCACGTTTGGTAGATTATTTGGAGCGGAGGTACAAAATCGATGATAAGCATTAAAAATGTTCATAAACATTTTGGCAAACTCCATGTTTTAAAAGGGATTAATGCTCATATTGCAGAGAAAGAAGTTGTCGTTATCATTGGACCCAGTGGTTCAGGTAAGAGTACATTACTCCGCTGCATTAATTACTTGGAAGAGCCAACAGAAGGCGAAATTATAGTGGATGGCATTCCTCTTACGAATGAAGCCAATATTAATAAAGTGCGGGAAGAAGTAGGGATGGTTTTTCAGCGCTTTAATTTATTTCCTCATAAATCAGTATTAGAAAATATCATCCTGGCGCCTATGACTGTGCGAAAAACACCAAAGTCTGAGGCGGTAAAAATTGCCCAGGATTTACTTGTAAAGGTTGGACTGGCTGACAAGGAACATGCCTATCCGGAGCAGCTGTCAGGTGGACAGCAGCAGCGGGTGGCGATTGCCAGAGCATTGGCTATGAAACCGAAAATCATGCTGTTTGATGAGCCCACTTCTGCCCTTGATCCGGAAATGGTTAAAGAAGTGCTGGATGTTATGAAATCCTTAGCTCATGAAGGAATGACAATGGCGATTGTTACTCATGAAATGGGCTTTGCCCGGGAAGTTGGGGATCGGGTTCTTTTCATGGATGAAGGACGCCTTGTGGAAGAAGGCACGCCAGAAGAGATTTTCTCTCATGCGAAAGAAGAGCGAACTAAATCCTTTTTATCTAAAATATTGTAAGAAAAAGGATGATTTCTTATAAATTCCAGGCTGTGCGATTTGACACACATATCCAGGAATGTTATACTTTAGATAGTGGTCACGTGGTTGGCCTCAGTTTATTGTTTATTTTAGGAGGAGTTTCATAATGATTGGTAAAGTAAAATGGTTTAGTTCTGAAAAAGGCTATGGTTTCCTTGAAAGAGAAGATGGCGGCGATGTATTCGTACATTTCTCAGCAATTCAAGATCAAGGCTTCAAAACTTTAACTGAAGGTCAACAAGTTGAGTTTGATATTGTTGATGGCGCACGTGGACCGCAAGCAGCTAACGTTGCTAAAGCTTAATAGATTTTGAGCAAATATACCCGGCTATTATAGCCGGGTTTTTTGATTATATATAACCCTTTGTGTACTTTGCGCCTTTGTGGTTCAATTCGTTTTATATCTTTTAGAGAACGTGTCGCATTCTCTTATAGTACTAATAGATATAATTATCGAAATAGTTAAAATTTATAAAGGACTTTAATATCTGTATGGAGAATGATACTTATAAGACACTGAAAGGAGATGGGCGATTATGGCAATCATAGTACGAGGCAAAAATATTGAGATTACACCAGCACTAAAGGAGTATGTAGTAAAACGCACTAGTAAGATTACGAAATACTTCGATACTCTAGGAGAGATTACAGCTATTTTGGCTGTAGAAAAAGGTCGCCATATAATTGAATTGACTGTGCCGGTTAATGGTATGATTCTCAGAGGCGAGGAAGCCACTGCTGATATGTATACTTCCATTGATCTAGTTGTAGACAAAATTGAAAAACAAATTGAAAAATATAAAACCAAAATTTCTCGCCGCATGAAAGCCGGTACCTTTAAAGGGGAATTAGTTGCTGCTACTGCCGCTCCAGAGGTAGAAGAACTCCATGTTGTGAAGACGAAACGATTTGCTGTTAAACCGATGGATATTGAAGAGGCTATTTTACAGATGAATCTTGTCAATCATGATTTTTATGTATTTAGCAATTCGGAAACAGAAGAGGTCAATGTAGTATATCGCCGTAAAGATGGAAGATATGGTTTGATTGAACCTGATTTTAACTAAGGAATAGATATGGCTCTAAGGTATAGTTAAAATGAAAAAATAAGTGCAGAGTTAAAAGAGTAAGCACAAGGTAACCACGTGAAACAATGTTTCATGTGTGTACTTTGTGCTTTTTTTATTCAATCACAAAAATCCCCTCTTCTGGCATGAGGAAGGGGGAAGGAGGAGCAATCATATGAGGATATTTACAAGGAAGGGCACTGTGCTGTCACGCCGAAAGTTCTTTAAGCTGCTTGGGGGCATGGGGCTGACGGGTGCGGTAGCGTCTATATCTGGATGCAGTACTGATGCGGTTGGAGGGAAAGGATGGATACCGGGGCAGTATCAAGTACCGGGAAATTGGCCAGTCAAGGTCAAGGGGCGTATCCCGATTGATCCGGCCAACCCTTCCATTGTGCGGGATGATCAGAAATGCATTTTGTGCGGTCAGTGTTTAGATGTTTGTGAGAAGGTACAAACAGTCTACGGATATTATGAATTACCAATAAAAAAAGATATTACTTGTGTGAATTGTGGACAGTGTGCCTTGTGGTGTCCAACGTCATCGATTCGGGAAAGGGAAGATCTTCAAAGTGTATTACGAGTATTGGAGGATCCTAACCTGCATATTGTCATTCAAACGGCACCGGCTACTCGTGTTTCCCTTGGGGAAGAGTTTGGTCTGCCAACTGGCAGCATCGTAGAAGGACAACAAGTTGCTGCTCTCAAACTGTTAGGTTTTGATGCTGTGTTTGACACTAACTTCAGCGCGGATGTAACGATTATGGAAGAGGCAACAGAGCTGCTCAAGCGCTTAGACAAAGGCAATGCCTTGCCGCAGTTTACCTCTTGCTGTCCAGGATGGGTAAAATTTTGTGAATACTATTATCCTGATTTACTGCCCCATCTATCTTCTGTTAAATCTCCCCAGCAAATTTTAGGGGTTCTGGCAAAGACCTATTACAGTGAAAGAGTAGGAATAGCACCTGAAAATATTGTGTCTGTGGCTGTGATGCCCTGTACTGCAAAGAAATTCGAATGTCAGCGGCCCGAAATGAATGCTGCTGGACGAAAAGCTGGCAATCCTCAAATCCGTGACGTGGATTTTATTTTAACTACTAGAGAATTAGCACGCTTAATGAAGTTACGAAAGATTGATCTCAGTGGTTTGGAAAGCGCAGCGTACGACCATTTGATGGGAGAAAGCAGCGGAGCGGGCGTCATTTTTGGTGCTACTGGAGGAGTAATGGAAGCAGCTGTCCGCTCTCTTTATTTTCTGGTCAGCAAACAACGCCCGCCTGAGCAACTACTTAAATTTGATGCTGTACGAGGCCTTGGTGGTGTCAAGGAGGCTGAAGTTATGATTCCCGGCAAGGGAAGCCTAAAAGTTGCAGTTTGTCATGGATTAAAGAATGCCAGAATGATCTTGGAAAAAGTTCGTGGGGACAATTCTCCCTGGAGCTTTATTGAGTTTATGGGCTGCGTAGGAGGATGTATCGGTGGTGGCGGTCAACCTCGTACTTCCTTAGCTTCTGCCGATGAGGTCAGACAAGCGCGCATTGCTGGTCTCTACAGCTTGGATGACAGGATTTATAGGAAAAGAGCTAGCTTTGAAAATCAGAAAGTTCAAACTTTATATAAAGAATATCTTGGTAATCCGGGAAGCGATCTTGCTGAAACATTATTACATACTCATTATGTCGATCGAGCCAAGGATGTAACGATACGAAAGAAATGATTTAAGGTGTAGTTTTTGCTAATAAACAGTTGTTTTTCAAGAGACTGTTTTTTATGAGCGGAGGAGGAATATGATGGCTAAAGGAGTTTTAGTCGATATACCAAAATGCATAGGTTGTGGCAGTTGTACGGTAGCTTGTAAGTTGTGGAATCAGGTGGGCTTTGACGAGAGGTATCCTTCCAGTGGGAAGGAAGCAGTCTTAAGTGATAAGAATTGGACAATTGTCGTATCTTGTGAAGTGGTGGATAAAGAGAATCGTCCCGCATGGCGTTTTACAAAACAGCAATGTTTGCACTGTCAGCAGCCTGCTTGTGTTTCTGCCTGCTTTTCTAAGGCATTACAGAAAAACAGTGATGGGGCAGTTGTATATTATCCTCATTTATGTGTGGGTTGTCGTTACTGTATGGTGGCTTGCCCTTTTGATATTCCTCGCTATGAATGGGATAAGACATTTCCCTTAGTAACAAAGTGTCAAATGTGTTCTACGCGAATTAGCCAGGGGGAAGCTCCGGTGTGTGTGCTGGTTTGTCCTACGGGTGCCATAGAATTTGATGAACGGGATTCCTTGCTGAAGAAGGCACACGCTAAGATTCATAAAGATAGCACTTATACAAGGAGTATATATGGGGAAAAGGAGGTTGGTGGAACAGGATGGCTCTATATCTCTGATGTTGCTTTTGACAAATTGGGATTTAAGACCAATCTGGGAAGTGATTCTCTACCGATTTATAGTCATAATTATCTAAAGTATATACCCGGTATAGCTGTCATTTGGGGGATGCTGCTAACAGGCCTGTATTACTATGGTAAACGGAAGAAAGATTTGTTAACTAAAAACCGGGAATCAGAAATCAGCAGTACTGATAAGAAACGGGAAAAGGAAGTCGTTTCTCGGAAAAACTCATCTAGAAAGTCAAAGGATGAGCATAATTAACGTTGGCCATGTTACAACCTACGTTTATCGTTAGCTCATCCTTTGCCTGCTTCATAGATATAGATACTGGTTTCTGAGAGACTTACAGGAAGGTATAGGAGGAAGAAGAAATGAAAAATGATTTTTTGCCTTGGCGGTTTACGATCACCAAACCTCGTATGATCTTACTGTTTTTAGCGGCAGTAAGTGCAGCAATTATTATTTTCCGCTTGATTACGGGGTTTGGCATGGTAACCAATCTAAATGACAATCATCCCTGGGGTTTTTGGATTGCCTTTGATGTTCTTGCTGGTGTTGCCTTGGCTGGAGGCGGATATTCTACTGCATTAATTGTTCACATTCTGCATCAAGAGCAATATATGTCTGTTGCAAGAAGCGCACTTTTAACATCTTTATTTGGATATATCTTAGTCATGTTTGGTTTATTTTTAGACATTGGTCAATGGTTTAATTTCTGGCGGCCTTTCGTATCTTGGGGGCATTCCTCAGTGCTTTTTGAAGTATTTTGGTGCCTTTCTATTTATACGACTATTCAAGTATTGGAATTTGGTGAAATTATTACGGAACGAATTGGCGTGAAGTTTCATGTCTGGCTGAAGAAACTATTGCCTATCTTACTGATTGTGGGAGTGATTTTTCCCACTTTACACCAAAGTTCTCTTGGGGGGTTATTCCTAATTACCGTATATAAGCTATACCCTTTATGGTGGTCGAGCTTTATCCCTATTTTCTTCTTATTATCTTCATTTTTTGTTGGTCCGGCGATGATTTGTGTAGAATCCATTATAGCCGGCAGAGCTTTTCACCACGATATCTCAACATCCGTATTACATGGATTAGCTAAGATTAGCAGCTGTGCAATGATCCTCTATTTCGTATTGAAAATATATGATCTTGCCGAAAGGGGAATCTTAGGGTTGATGTTTGCTGGAAATATGGAAGGTAATCTATTTTTAATTGAAATGATAGCTGGCATTCTTCTTCCTGTTGGTATTGTTTTCAGCAAAATGGGTACTACTAAAAAAGGCTTATTAGCATATGGGCTGCTGGTTAGCTGCGGTGTGGTTCTTAATCGTTTAAGTATTGTACTTATTGGCCTGTCTAAACCAGGGCAAGGCATTTATCTTCCTTCTGTATGGGAAGTATTTACTAGTATTGGTCTGGTGGCTATTGGCTGTTTGGCCTATTGTTTCATTGTAGAAAACTTTCGTATTTTTGGAGATGAGGATCGTCGGAAGATGTACTTCAAGCATTCAGCATAGAATGTTTACATGGGTTTTTTCCTATTTACCGATTAAGGTAGGGAGAAAACCCATTTCTTAGGTTTTGATAGAGGACTAGGATAAGAGCTCCAGACGACGATTCGTTACAAGTTCGCTAAGAGTTGTGGTATCCAGTTCTCTGGCCTTGTGTGCAAATTCTTCTCGGGTAAAGATCTTTTTATCAATAAGTAAATCAATTAAAACCGTGATTGCCAAAGTATTCTTATAATCCGTATCTTTTAAGTCTGCAATCTGTCCAATTACATTAATCGAGTTTAGTTGCAAGGTAATTCCTCCTTAAAATAAAAAAATATTGTATATTCTCAGGTATTCCCATTTTATGAGTAATTTATACTTAAAATAGGTTTTCTTGTAAGCTGAGAAAGTAATAAATAAAAATCTATAGAGCTATAAAAAAAGTAATGAACCGCGAAGATCACGAAGAAATGCAAAGAACGCGAAGGAGATAGTATCGTTAATTCATATTCTTCATAGTCTTTATATTCTTCGCATCTTCGCGGTTCAAAATGCTTTATTTTTTTGTCTCGTAGCATTTTTTCCTATTCTCCCATATAGGATTATTGCTTAATGTGAGGCCCAAGTTTTCTTTATTTACTTTGACTTATGTATTATCTTTTGATAAAATTTAGAATTAGGCATATACTGTAAACTAAGAGAAGTTTTTTCATGAAATGTGCTAACTTTTAAGGAGTTGATACCAGTTGTTTAAGTTTTTAAAAAATCTCTTTGGTGATGATAATGAAAAAGAAATAAAACGTATGATGAAATATGTGGAAGAAGTCAATACATTTGAACCTGCCATGCATAAATTAAGCGATATTTCACTGTCTGCTAAGACAGGTGAGTTTAGACGTCGTTTAGAACAAGGCGAGACATTGGATGATATTTTGCCAGAGGCTTTCGCTGTTGTACGGGAAGCTTCTCGCCGTGTATTGGGTATGAGGCATTTTGATGTTCAGCTGCTAGGCGGTATTACGCTGCATGAAGGCAATATTGCTGAGATGCGTACAGGGGAAGGTAAAACTCTCGTAGGTACTCTAGCTACATATCTGAACGCTCTGACTGGTAAAGGTGTTCACGTTGTTACCGTTAATGATTATTTAGCAAAACGTGATAGTGAATGGATGGGGAAAGTATATCGCTTTTTAGGTCTGACGGTAGGACTCATTGTACATGGCCTGGATTTTGTTGATCGTAAACAGGCGTATCATGCGGATATTACTTATGGCACGAATAATGAATTTGGTTTTGACTACCTGCGGGATAATATGGTTATTTATGCAGAGCAAATGGTGCAGCGTCCATTAAATTACGCTATTGTGGATGAAGTGGATAGTATTCTCATTGATGAAGCGCGCACACCTCTCATTATTTCCGGACCAGGGGAGAAATCAACCGAATTATATCATGTCTTAGCAAGAATTACTCCGAAACTAAAAGAAGGCGAAGACTATACCGTTGATGAAAAGACCCGCACCGTAGCACCAACGGAAAGTGGTATCGCCAAAGCAGAAAAACTGCTTGGAATTACCAATCTATATGATCATGCCAATATTGAGATGTCTCACCATTTTAATCAGGCCCTGAAAGCGAAGGGATTAATGAAACGGGATCGGGATTATGTGGTAAAAGACGGAGAAGTCGTCATTGTAGATGAATTTACGGGCCGCTTAATGTTTGGCCGCCGCTACTCTGATGGTCTGCATCAGTCCATTGAGGCAAAAGAAGGAGTAAAGGTAGAACGGGAAAGCCAAACCTTAGCTTCCATTACCTTCCAGAATTATTTCCGTATGTATAAGAAATTGTCCGGTATGACAGGTACTGCTAAAACAGAAGAGGCAGAATTCCGGAAAATTTATAAACTGGACGTTATTACGATTCCGACGAACAAAGAAGTAAGCCGTACGGATCTGCCGGATGTAATTTATAAAACCACCGGGGCAAAATATAGAGCTGTAGTCAATTCCATTGTAGAACGTCATGCAAAAGGACAGCCGGTGCTCGTAGGTACGACTTCCATTGTGCAGTCAGAACATTTGAGTGATATGTTAAAAAAGAAAGACGTGCCTCATAATGTACTAAATGCTAAGTATCATGAAATGGAAGCCCAAATTATAGCCCAGGCCGGGCAGCCGGGAGCTGTGACCATTGCTACGAATATGGCAGGCCGCGGTACGGATATCGTGTTAGGTGAAGGTGTGGCTGATCTGGGCGGACTGCATATTATTGGTACAGAACGGCATGAAAGTCGTCGTATCGATAATCAGCTGCGTGGTCGTGCCGGTCGTCAGGGGGACCCTGGATCTTCTCACTTCTTCTTATCCTTGGAAGATGACTTAATGCGTTTATTTGGTTCCGATAATATTGCGACAATCATGGATAAATTGGGCATGGAAGAAGATGAGCCCATTGAACATAGCTTAATTACGCGCTCCATTGAACAGGCCCAGAAGAAAGTCGAAGGCCGTAATTTTGACATGCGTAAGCATGTATTGGAATATGATGATGTAATGAACCAGCAGCGGGAAGTCATCTATGGACAGCGCCGCCAGATTTTGACAGGCGAAGATATGAAAGAAAACATTTTCCATATGATTGAAAAACTTATCAATCGGGGTATGGAACTGTTTGCTGACGAAAAATTATATCCAGAAGATTGGAATACCCAAGGCTTGGTTGAATACTGCGAAGATGTTTTTGCCCCAGAAGGTCAGTTAAAGGCAGAGGAACTTGGCAATTTAAGCCGTACAGAGCTGCAGGAAGAATTGCTTAAGGTAGCAACGGATTCTTATAATGCCCGGGAAGCCTTGTTTGGTTCTGATAATATGCGGGAGATGGAAAAGGTTGTTATGCTGAAAGTGGTCGATTCCAAATGGATGGAACATTTGGATGCCATGGATATGCTGCGTGAAGGCATTAGTCTGCGGTCCTACGGTCAGCGTGATCCATTGATTGAATATAAGATTGAAGCCTATGACATGTTCCAGCAGCTGATTGATATCATCCAGGAAGAGATTGTGAAATATATTTATCGGGTGAATATCGTTGCTCCTCCTGAAGATCGCTTGCAGCAGGCTCATGCCAGCCATGGAGAAGAAGAGGCAAAAGAGCCAAAAGCACAGCAGCCAATCGTCAATGCAGAGCAAATTGGCCGTAATGACTTATGCCCATGCGGTTCAGGTCAGAAATACAAAAAATGCTGCGGAGCTGCAAAGTAAAGAGATTTGAA
Proteins encoded in this window:
- the nrfD gene encoding NrfD/PsrC family molybdoenzyme membrane anchor subunit, which translates into the protein MKNDFLPWRFTITKPRMILLFLAAVSAAIIIFRLITGFGMVTNLNDNHPWGFWIAFDVLAGVALAGGGYSTALIVHILHQEQYMSVARSALLTSLFGYILVMFGLFLDIGQWFNFWRPFVSWGHSSVLFEVFWCLSIYTTIQVLEFGEIITERIGVKFHVWLKKLLPILLIVGVIFPTLHQSSLGGLFLITVYKLYPLWWSSFIPIFFLLSSFFVGPAMICVESIIAGRAFHHDISTSVLHGLAKISSCAMILYFVLKIYDLAERGILGLMFAGNMEGNLFLIEMIAGILLPVGIVFSKMGTTKKGLLAYGLLVSCGVVLNRLSIVLIGLSKPGQGIYLPSVWEVFTSIGLVAIGCLAYCFIVENFRIFGDEDRRKMYFKHSA
- the secA gene encoding preprotein translocase subunit SecA, with translation MFKFLKNLFGDDNEKEIKRMMKYVEEVNTFEPAMHKLSDISLSAKTGEFRRRLEQGETLDDILPEAFAVVREASRRVLGMRHFDVQLLGGITLHEGNIAEMRTGEGKTLVGTLATYLNALTGKGVHVVTVNDYLAKRDSEWMGKVYRFLGLTVGLIVHGLDFVDRKQAYHADITYGTNNEFGFDYLRDNMVIYAEQMVQRPLNYAIVDEVDSILIDEARTPLIISGPGEKSTELYHVLARITPKLKEGEDYTVDEKTRTVAPTESGIAKAEKLLGITNLYDHANIEMSHHFNQALKAKGLMKRDRDYVVKDGEVVIVDEFTGRLMFGRRYSDGLHQSIEAKEGVKVERESQTLASITFQNYFRMYKKLSGMTGTAKTEEAEFRKIYKLDVITIPTNKEVSRTDLPDVIYKTTGAKYRAVVNSIVERHAKGQPVLVGTTSIVQSEHLSDMLKKKDVPHNVLNAKYHEMEAQIIAQAGQPGAVTIATNMAGRGTDIVLGEGVADLGGLHIIGTERHESRRIDNQLRGRAGRQGDPGSSHFFLSLEDDLMRLFGSDNIATIMDKLGMEEDEPIEHSLITRSIEQAQKKVEGRNFDMRKHVLEYDDVMNQQREVIYGQRRQILTGEDMKENIFHMIEKLINRGMELFADEKLYPEDWNTQGLVEYCEDVFAPEGQLKAEELGNLSRTELQEELLKVATDSYNAREALFGSDNMREMEKVVMLKVVDSKWMEHLDAMDMLREGISLRSYGQRDPLIEYKIEAYDMFQQLIDIIQEEIVKYIYRVNIVAPPEDRLQQAHASHGEEEAKEPKAQQPIVNAEQIGRNDLCPCGSGQKYKKCCGAAK